In Balearica regulorum gibbericeps isolate bBalReg1 chromosome 31, bBalReg1.pri, whole genome shotgun sequence, the sequence ACCAGAGGCAGGATCCTCCCCACGGTCAGAAACCTCCCTGGCATCATCATAGCCATCCGCTGGGTCACCTCTGGGCACCACAGGCATGTCTGAAAGGAGAGGGGAGTTGGTGACAGTGAGAAGACACGTCCTGCGGAGCAGAGGATGGGAGGATGTGCAGGGACATGGGGCTCAGACACTGGTTTTGGCAGCATCACAGGAGAACCCCACCTGTGTCCTCCCCAACTCTAACAGTGACACCACTGTCCATCCCAAgtctgcagggaggagagatcCACCCCTTCTTGCTCCCCATTACCTGGGGCTGACCCCggaccatcctcctcctcactgtgcccgggctggggctgcacctTGGTCAGGGACCCCTCTGAATAGGAGCCTGGAGAGAGGCAATGCAGGTGTTATGGGAGTGCGCTCTGCTGACCCAGCTTGggctcagtgctgctggggacaggggacccACCGAGCCAGGGCTGCGTGGGGAGGAGGGCTCAGGACTCAGCCTGCTCCCCTGGGACAAACCCCCTCTCACAGGGGCTCCCAGACCTGCCCCGGGACAGCCCCTTCCCTCACCCCGTGGGTGCCAGGTGGGATGCAGGGACAGGCAGCGAGGGGCTGTCCCTGGTGGGACgggcagagctggtggggaggaagcTCCTCTCCCACGCCCAccacctggctgctctccccacacaccccacagccccacagctgcaggGACTATGGgccagggggctgcagggggtcAGCCTTGGGTGGGGGCCAGGGCAAAGAGCCCTGCAGATGTGCCCCCCATGTGGGACCCACACCCACCTGAGCCGCTGAACCTCGCCTGCTTCTCCCATGCTGGGCTGTAACCGATCTCCTCGTACAGGGCCTCAGGGAAGGGCTCCCAAGCTCTCTCGGAGCCTGCGGacagaggcagggctggctcagGGACGGGCAGAGAGGGGATGgcatcctgctctgctccagcagccctctTCCCCTGggccagcccagggctggccccacagcacagccccactGCGCTGTCCTGTCACTGCTGACACTTCTTCAGGAAGGGCAATGTCCCCATGGAGATGGTCAGGGGCAGCGACACCCTCACACCATCCCCTCAGAGACAGCCCTCGTGCCCCTCTGGGCCCTGGGCCAGGTCCCTGGTGCTGAGCttggagcagctcctgcctttcctctgcccctggagctgccccctccctgccccatggaTCCGTAGCAcggcccctgccctgctggggaGCAGGTAAGGGTTGGAGGGAGGAACAGCCTGGGGGCCTGACGCCACAGGGATGGACCCTGCTGTCCCTTGCTtctcccagcatctcccctgccccacagccccctccaGAGCTGCCCAGAGCACTGCCAGTGACACAGCCTCATCtgtctcccctctgctcccatctcccccagcacagctcgGCCATTGCTCTCCTTGCCCCATCCCTAACTCCCCCCGAGTCTGGACTCTCTCTACCCCTTGCTGCTGGTGGCCCATGGTCAGGCAGTCATTGGGGCGGCACATGGGGATGAAGGCAGCACACACTCTGGtacccccagctctgcctgtacCCCTCACTgacaccccacagcacccctgGCCTTGCCAGGAGGCATCTTCCCCTGGGACCGCGGGGGAAGGACCCACCTCTGCGCCCAGCCCTAGCACTCCATGCTTGCCCGGCCAGGAgggccaggagcaggcagagaaggGCTCCCAGGATGATGCAGATGATGACGGGCAATGAGACTCTCCCTCTGCCTGTTGGACGGCCCCGGGTGGGATCTGCATGGGCAGGAACacagaaatagcagcagcaggcctgggagaggtgggggcTGGGAGAGCCCAGTCCTGACCCCCCTTACACCGGGGGTAAGGGACCCCAGGGGAGGAGTGATGGGGAAGCTCCCACCCTACCGGGTAATGACAGCCCTCCTGAAACCCCTCCCCCACCGCTAACCCGGTGACACCTCTTGGGAGTTTCACTCCCCGGCAAGGAGCCCCTTCCCTCCGGCTGTGGGTCACAGCCTGGCCCTGGGAAGACCCAGCGCTGACAGGGAGGACAGCTTACCTGCTCGGGGGGTTGGTGCTGCCGTCCTgggtgcagctgcagaggaggagaaggagagctGGGCCGAGAGGCTGGGTGTGCAGGTACCAGGGTGCCTCCTCTCTGGTaccccgtgtgtgtgtgtgcacgtgtgcgGACATCCCTGACACATCCCACCCAAAGTGTCCCTCCTGTGGGGCTGGTCAGGGTGGCCAGGAAGGAGCCCAGGGCCAtgggcaggacagggcaggcagcccGGGAGATGcccctgggggctgcagggccctGCGGGCAGAGGCTGGAGGACATCCAGCcccacagaagctgctgcccACTTGGCACCAGGCTCCCAGGCTCTGCACGGACAGCCTTGCTCTCAGGAGCTCTACAGCCATGCTGGGACCCAGCAGGGAAAAcgcctgccccagctccttACCCATGAGGggttcccagccctgcccctcaCCCGAGCAGTTCACAGCAGCGTCCTCCTTATGCCGGCAGGCACCACTGTCCCCAGGCCGGGCCCAGCAGTCCTGCAGAGACAGCTCTGTCCCCCGGCACTCCACCTTCTCCAGCCAGATGGGGCCTGTCCCCTCCCCAAAGGCAGCCTCGTCCGGGGCAGACACTGCGgggccacagcccagctgcctgcatgcCACCTCGGCATCCTGCATGTCCCAGGAGTCGTTGCACACCGTCCCCCAGGAGCCACACCTCCACTCTGCCCGAGCACCCGTTCTCGCCTCCCACGGCACGAATCTTCTCCCTGTCTGGAGAAGGCAGAGACCTCTCAGGGCACgggacagcaggcagagccctgccagcTGAGACAGGCATGCAGAGGAGCAGCTACCTGTGCAGCTCGTGGAGTTTGGGCACGTGGCCCCCAGGGCCGGGGGCGTTTCTGGCTGTCTCcctggagaaggaaatgcagcggtgaaggggctgctgcagggggggTCATGTGGCAAACAGCGGGGCTCAGTTCTGCTCGCGTATCCCTGTGCCACCTCGCTCACGGCAGCAGCTGAACCCCGGTCACTCAGGGGACACACACGGCACACGGTGGGGGACCCTGACTGCTCAGCCCCAAAGGGAGCCTGgttcccagagcagcaggaggaggggacgCTCCTTGGAGCCCTGACAGGTCCCTTCTGAGACCTTGCCTGGAGacacctctgcctcccccaggcACTGCTGGGAGCCCGGCTGGCAACTGCTGGGGAATGTGTGGGGCTCTGAGAGCTGAAGTCCCCTTTgtgccaccaccagcagcagcagcaggagggtctggcatgggaaggaaaagccCCTGTGGGCTCTGTCTCTGCATTTGACAATGcccagcagggagcaggagctggggatgctggtgCCCGGGTGGCTCAGACTTACCATTGCAGGTGAGGTGGGTCTCATCTCGCAGGTCATCGCAGGACTGTGGGTCCCAGGGAGCGGAGGGACACTGCCAGAAGGAGCTGTTTCTCTCCCCACCCTCCACGCGATCCAGCCAGGCGGGGCCAGTCAGCCTGCCAGAGGTCAGGTATGGTTCCAAGGATTTTGCATCCCCGCAGCCCAGCTCCTTGCAGGCCAGCGACACCGTTTTGAAATTCATTGAGTTGGAGCAAACGCTCCCCCATGTCCCGTTATAGAAAACCTGCAGGCGCCCGGAGCAGTTGGTGCTGTTCTCCAGCCTCAGGGCCACGAACTCTGGGAGGAAAGGCACCGAGAGGGAACAGGCTGGTCTGGAGCTGTGGGAGCAGGGGTACCCCTGCAGCTCCCATGCCCTCAGCCAGCCAAAGGCACGGCCAGCAAGTCCCCCTTCACCCATGGGCAGAGAAAAGTCCCTGATGGACAGacacccctgccctccccactaAGCCTTGGGCACAGTTAGGCTCCTCAGAGACCCCCAGTGGGACTGAGGGGACCTGTGTGTGGGTGGGTGTCCCCAGGATGGGCTTGGGCAGGGGCTCAGAGGCAGCCAGGAACAGCCTTGAGCATTGCCGGCTCTCCCCTTGGCCCGGCCTCCCCAGGCACTGGGCTCCCaccacagctcccagcacagACCTGAGCAGACGACTCCTGCGTCCCCTTTGTGCCTGCAGTCGTGCTTCCCCCAGGACCCTGCCGGGCAGTCCCAGAGAGCAGCTTCGGCCCCGGAGCAGTTCACGCTCTCCAGCCAGATCTGCCCGGAGCCTTCCCCGAACCGAGCAGAGCCAACCGCCTCCACCGCCCCTCCGCAGCCCAGCTGGTGGCAAACAACGGCAGCATCGGGCAGGTCCCAGCCATCATCACAGACGGTCCCCCAGCTGCCCCGGTAGTAGATCTCCACTCTCCCAGCACAGCGCCCGGACCCGTTCACCAGCCGGACCTGCCGGCTCCCTGCAGCGGGAAGAAACCCCGGCTACTGTCAGGGGCTGGTGCCCACCCAGCCCAGAGCCTGGGGGGCCCCTGCAGTGCCACTCACCCCAGCAAACGACCCCCACGTCCTCTGCAATCCTTGCTGCCAGCACGCTCTCGGGCAGGGAGGTGTTGCAGAGGGTCAGGTTGGCCTCATGCCCTGCGCACCTCACCCCTCGCAGCCCCACGGGACCTGTCCCTCTCTCAGGCTTTGGGGGGTTGTAGGCTGTCTCTGCCTCTCCGCACCGCAGCTGCCGGCACACCACACTGGCCTCCTGCATGTCCCACTCGTCATCCAGGACTCTGCCCCACGTCCCGTGCTGGAAGATCTCCACTCACCCATCACACCGGCTCCCTCCACCCACCAGCCGCAGGGATGCGGAGCTGGCTGAGCCTGGCGAGAGCAGCCATGCCCCAGCCCGCAGCAGCACCAGAGAGACCAGGAACCTGAGCTGCCTCTCCAGGCTCTGGAAACCTCACGGTGCCCTGAAGCTCAcctgcctgcccccagccctctgcagtGAGCTTCAGGAGCAGGTTTCCACAGGGCTGGTTTCCCAGTCCCTGAGCCTTCCTGGGCAAGACCCT encodes:
- the LOC142598819 gene encoding LOW QUALITY PROTEIN: antigen WC1.1-like (The sequence of the model RefSeq protein was modified relative to this genomic sequence to represent the inferred CDS: inserted 2 bases in 1 codon; substituted 1 base at 1 genomic stop codon), yielding MFDVECHGTKSALSDCKNTQRSQQYCNHGEDAGVTCSGFVQLVGGDSPCSGRVEIRDGNQWKTVCDSDFGPKATDVVCGELQCGVVLSMPGAAHFGKGVGAIWDRELQCLGNESLLASCPRGPPRDQPCTHANNAGVTCTKYTGFRLVNGSTACDGRVEVQVLGTWGTLCASRWDLLDAHVLCRQLNCGFAESIPGGGPFGRGTGPTWRVSFHCDGTEGHLGECPVTALGASPCSHENVAAVICSGSASSASLRLVGGGSRCDGXVEIFQHGTWGRVLDDEWDMQEASVVCRQLRCGEAETAYNPPKPERGTGPVGLRGVRCAGHEANLTLCNTSLPESVLAARIAEDVGVVCWGSRQVRLVNGSGRCAGRVEIYYRGSWGTVCDDGWDLPDAAVVCHQLGCGGAVEAVGSARFGEGSGQIWLESVNCSGAEAALWDCPAGSWGKHDCRHKGDAGVVCSEFVALRLENSTNCSGRLQVFYNGTWGSVCSNSMNFKTVSLACKELGCGDAKSLEPYLTSGRLTGPAWLDRVEGGERNSSFWQCPSAPWDPQSCDDLRDETHLTCNGRQPETPPALGATCPNSTSCTDREKIRAVGGENGCSGRVEVWXSWGTVCNDSWDMQDAEVACRQLGCGPAVSAPDEAAFGEGTGPIWLEKVECRGTELSLQDCWARPGDSGACRHKEDAAVNCSAAPRTAAPTPRADPTRGRPTGRGRVSLPVIICIILGALLCLLLALLAGQAWSARAGRRGSERAWEPFPEALYEEIGYSPAWEKQARFSGSGSYSEGSLTKVQPQPGHSEEEDGPGSAPDMPVVPRGDPADGYDDAREVSDRGEDPASGQGDWEMPRAPEEGAGPRDAPGGPKLRSQRCAGAPGAEGDAWSLFPESTGYDDADEVSLAHPPEDTKAATPELSAQQSLGPRPGQPVPAMQLGAARREERSVQLGEP